The Lycium barbarum isolate Lr01 chromosome 12, ASM1917538v2, whole genome shotgun sequence genome includes a region encoding these proteins:
- the LOC132624768 gene encoding F-box protein CPR1-like, producing the protein MYSICKNAKYDKLLIEQSSKDGKCTYYFSSLLTTKTTSNQIVEDVQKSLFVPGYYKIYCGCDGLFIIGIGQGEDSICWLWNPSTRESIPLPPHQKKFFDISYSEYSVYGLGYDPTSDDYKVFKVPEEDEDAPNEILSLKTGSWRKIFVGRCCIESFGMDYLAFLQGTFHWLSYLGCGMSMITFNISNEVFGELPLPGEMRFNGHIDQGVAVLGGMLSVNYFGEKESNTIFDLWVMKDYGVKESWTKLFSMVDTRALHEIMQIVPKYIFEDGEVLLGSDRRTAFRTFKESHGTSSLIGPLVGDEDIFEWDGFAYTESLISPKDCVLA; encoded by the coding sequence atgtatagtatatgtaaAAATGCCAAATATGATAAATTGCTTATTGAACAGAGTTCTAAGGATGGTAAATGTACCTATTATTTTTCATCTTTGCTGACGACGAAAACCACGTCAAATCAAATCGTTGAGGATGTACAGAAATCGCTATTTGTGCCAGGgtattacaaaatatattgtgGCTGTGATGGCTTGTTTATAATTGGGATTGGGCAGGGTGAGGATTCAATATGTTGGCTATGGAATCCTTCGACAAGAGAATCAATACCACTCCCACCACATCAGAAGAAGTTTTTCGATATTTCTTATAGCGAGTATTCAGTTTATGGATTGGGATATGACCCAACTAGTGATGACTATAAGGTCTTCAAGGTTCCTGAGGAGGATGAAGACGCACCCAATGAAATTCTCTCACTAAAAACTGGTTCCTGGAGAAAAATTTTTGTTGGTAGATGTTGTATCGAATCCTTTGGTATGGACTATTTGGCATTTCTACAAGGAACATTTCATTGGTTATCTTATTTAGGATGTGGGATGAGTATGATTACATTTAATATTTCAAATGAGGTGTTCGGAGAGTTACCATTGCCAGGGGAAATGCGCTTCAACGGTCACATCGACCAAGGTGTAGCAGTGTTGGGTGGAATGCTAAGTGTGAATTATTTTGGAGAAAAGGAGAGTAATACTATTTTTGATTTGTGGGTAATGAAAGACTATGGTGTGAAAGAATCTTGGACTAAATTATTTTCCATGGTAGATACGAGGGCTCTTCATGAAATCATGCAAATCGTTCCGAAATATATATTTGAAGATGGTGAAGTGTTACTCGGCTCCGATAGAAGAACTGCTTTTAGGACATTCAAAGAATCACACGGAACAAGCAGTCTAATAGGGCCTCTAGTTGGTGATGAAGATATCTTTGAGTGGGATGGATTTGCTTACACAGAAAGTTTGATCTCCCCAAAAGATTGTGTTCTTGCTTAG